Proteins from one Geomonas agri genomic window:
- a CDS encoding NRDE family protein — protein sequence MCTLLLAYRAHPEYRLVIAANRDEYYQRPTQPAHFWEDAPHIFAGRDLVHGGTWLGVTVTGRIAALTNYRDPNDPHRHGPSSRGQLVSGFLTQETGAEQYLARLRESGIPYGGYNLLVGDSERLFCYSNKSDRVFPIEAGIHGLSNHLLDTPWPKVCRGKDGLARILARDDFDVEELFALLADETHPPDQELPDTGVGLELERMLSPIFIRSAQYGTRCSTVLLVDEAGEATFMEHSFEGGVATERQAHFQW from the coding sequence ATGTGCACGCTGTTACTCGCCTACCGGGCCCACCCCGAATACCGGCTCGTCATCGCGGCCAACCGTGACGAGTACTACCAGCGTCCGACGCAGCCCGCCCATTTCTGGGAAGACGCCCCACACATCTTCGCCGGGCGCGACCTGGTCCACGGCGGCACCTGGCTCGGTGTGACGGTGACCGGCCGGATTGCCGCGCTTACCAACTACCGCGACCCGAATGATCCACACCGGCATGGCCCTTCATCACGCGGGCAACTGGTGAGCGGGTTCCTTACGCAGGAGACGGGCGCCGAGCAGTACCTGGCCCGGCTGCGGGAATCCGGCATCCCCTACGGTGGCTACAACCTCCTGGTCGGTGACAGCGAGCGGCTGTTCTGCTACTCCAACAAGAGCGACCGGGTGTTCCCCATCGAGGCGGGGATCCACGGTCTCAGCAACCACCTGCTGGACACCCCCTGGCCCAAGGTGTGCCGCGGCAAGGACGGGCTTGCCCGCATCCTGGCACGGGACGACTTCGACGTGGAGGAACTGTTTGCGCTCCTGGCCGACGAGACACACCCTCCGGACCAGGAGTTGCCCGATACCGGCGTCGGACTGGAGTTGGAGCGGATGCTCTCTCCCATCTTCATCAGGAGCGCGCAGTATGGCACCCGCTGTTCCACAGTCTTGCTGGTGGATGAGGCAGGGGAAGCCACCTTCATGGAGCACAGTTTCGAGGGGGGAGTTGCCACCGAGAGGCAGGCGCACTTCCAGTGGTGA